One window from the genome of Pedobacter schmidteae encodes:
- a CDS encoding RteC domain-containing protein, which produces MFYTFCSELYNEMETALDQARSNIQKENEKYAGTLSCIHHYVQRLEAFVLEFGFESPTQEVEFFKCIYPRFYCWFSYYTELFSIDKLLPANATDLMLRDYYLAEYNYQHRFFNQNRILYDYYLEGHSDRDDNYFLRANYQPLLPLMVQFPVNLRFLTNASYAFSRFMAFERLQEYVGRKLRLLYRNPNSTYVEALLKGIKRKWTGDKIELVEIAYGIYYTRRMNEGKAEVRDIVEWLEDSLGVDLSDAYRMFADLQRRKASSYTKYLEEMIAAIHTHIEEKNRFKVIKRNAK; this is translated from the coding sequence ATGTTTTACACTTTTTGCTCTGAATTGTATAATGAAATGGAAACTGCCCTTGATCAGGCCAGGAGTAACATTCAAAAAGAAAATGAGAAATATGCAGGAACTCTGAGCTGCATTCATCATTATGTACAGCGATTGGAAGCTTTTGTGTTGGAGTTTGGCTTTGAAAGTCCAACACAAGAAGTTGAATTTTTTAAGTGTATTTATCCCCGTTTCTATTGCTGGTTTAGCTATTACACTGAACTTTTCTCGATTGACAAATTACTCCCAGCAAATGCAACAGATTTGATGCTTCGTGATTATTATCTGGCGGAATACAACTATCAACACCGTTTTTTCAATCAGAATCGCATTTTGTATGACTATTATTTAGAAGGCCATTCTGACAGAGACGATAATTATTTTTTAAGGGCGAATTATCAGCCTCTTTTGCCTTTGATGGTTCAGTTTCCAGTTAATCTGCGTTTTTTAACCAATGCAAGTTATGCCTTTTCCAGATTTATGGCCTTTGAGCGTTTGCAGGAATACGTTGGGCGTAAACTCAGATTGCTTTACCGCAACCCGAATAGTACTTATGTGGAGGCTTTGCTCAAAGGCATTAAACGTAAATGGACTGGAGACAAAATCGAGTTGGTGGAGATCGCCTACGGCATTTATTACACCAGACGAATGAATGAAGGCAAAGCTGAAGTACGAGATATTGTCGAGTGGCTGGAAGATTCTTTAGGTGTGGATTTGAGTGATGCTTATCGTATGTTTGCGGATTTACAGCGGCGTAAAGCCAGCAGTTATACGAAATACCTGGAGGAAATGATAGCTGCTATCCATACGCATATCGAAGAAAAGAACCGCTTTAAAGTCATTAAACGTAATGCTAAGTAA
- a CDS encoding helix-turn-helix domain-containing protein, which produces MEKILTDVEQYVVDFVLKTRKQKGLSQKNIAYILEVNPSFINDVENPTNRAKYNLNHINTLSDHWGISPREFLPRKAFPVLKNELSDS; this is translated from the coding sequence ATGGAAAAAATCTTAACAGATGTTGAGCAATATGTGGTTGATTTTGTACTAAAAACTAGAAAACAAAAGGGATTAAGTCAAAAGAATATAGCCTACATTTTGGAAGTTAATCCCTCCTTTATTAATGACGTTGAAAATCCCACGAACAGAGCTAAATATAATTTAAATCACATTAACACTCTGTCTGACCACTGGGGCATCTCTCCACGAGAGTTTTTACCAAGAAAAGCTTTCCCAGTTTTAAAAAATGAATTATCTGACAGTTAG
- a CDS encoding DUF4998 domain-containing protein, with product MEKIKYLIYPFLIVVGLCVISCTKENDYKKFTKDGERAYPGRPDTIIVQAGNKRIRLRVVLGPDPAITKIKTYWNSKADSLEIPVVRTNGDTVNIITDKHLNEGTNNFEVYTYNNKGDMSVVSNVAGNMYSDNYLATVTNRSVASVQISYTQGVTITWGAVITGEQHIEINYTDAAGAAKSLIVPSKQTTTLIPNYKAGTDITYRSIYAPEPNTFDVFSVASSKVNMIKATYSATATGYLYHPSGPRALGAVKAMVPNGTNGMLIDVGDLGGSGYKALIVINPDNTLTITAAPGSAGAPFTMFTSGLPSPYVAAWVGSSLCNNTYDPVTRTYKVRYGYGAAGAYRVIEEFLVLN from the coding sequence ATGGAAAAGATAAAATATTTGATTTATCCTTTTCTTATTGTAGTAGGATTATGTGTAATCTCTTGTACAAAGGAAAACGATTATAAAAAATTTACAAAAGATGGAGAACGTGCTTATCCGGGAAGGCCAGATACGATCATTGTTCAAGCAGGAAATAAACGGATTCGATTAAGAGTCGTTTTGGGCCCAGACCCTGCAATTACAAAAATAAAAACTTATTGGAACAGCAAAGCCGATTCTTTAGAAATCCCAGTGGTAAGAACCAATGGTGACACTGTAAATATAATTACTGATAAACACTTAAACGAGGGTACGAATAATTTCGAAGTGTATACCTATAACAATAAGGGCGACATGTCTGTAGTATCAAATGTAGCCGGTAATATGTATAGCGACAACTACCTGGCCACAGTAACAAACAGGTCTGTCGCTTCAGTTCAAATAAGCTATACACAGGGTGTTACTATTACCTGGGGTGCAGTTATAACAGGTGAACAACATATAGAAATAAATTACACCGATGCAGCTGGGGCAGCTAAATCGCTTATAGTTCCTTCTAAGCAAACCACAACACTGATACCTAACTATAAAGCAGGAACTGATATTACTTATCGTTCTATATATGCTCCAGAGCCGAATACTTTTGATGTATTCTCAGTCGCTTCCAGCAAGGTAAATATGATCAAGGCAACATACTCTGCAACTGCAACAGGTTACTTATACCATCCTAGTGGCCCAAGAGCACTTGGTGCTGTAAAAGCGATGGTTCCAAATGGTACAAATGGTATGCTTATAGATGTAGGCGATTTAGGTGGTAGTGGTTACAAAGCTTTAATCGTTATTAATCCCGATAATACCTTAACCATTACGGCTGCACCAGGCTCGGCAGGAGCGCCGTTTACAATGTTTACTTCGGGCTTGCCGAGTCCCTATGTAGCTGCGTGGGTAGGGTCTTCTTTATGTAATAACACCTATGATCCGGTTACCCGTACCTATAAAGTAAGGTATGGGTACGGTGCGGCGGGAGCTTATCGTGTTATAGAAGAATTCCTTGTACTAAACTAA
- a CDS encoding transposase, whose product MKDYEAVNNAVLTHISNGQVEGQVNRIKNIKRKMYGRAGFQLLRKMVLAKSA is encoded by the coding sequence TTGAAAGACTATGAGGCAGTAAATAATGCAGTATTAACACACATAAGCAACGGACAAGTGGAAGGCCAGGTAAACCGAATAAAAAATATCAAGAGAAAAATGTACGGCAGGGCAGGTTTTCAATTGTTGAGAAAAATGGTTCTCGCCAAGTCAGCATAA